In Panicum virgatum strain AP13 chromosome 4N, P.virgatum_v5, whole genome shotgun sequence, a single window of DNA contains:
- the LOC120669321 gene encoding uncharacterized protein LOC120669321 → MAIDKFTKWPEATAVVKANKNSVLKFINPNRIITDNGTQFTSNLFGDYCDDMGIKLCFASVAHPRSNRQVERANAEILEGLKTWTYNELKKHWSGWIDELPAVVWANRTTPNRATGEILFFLVYGSEAVLPAEVTPGSPRIRAYQEEDKDQRCQQDVLYLEEVRCRAALKAVRYQQALR, encoded by the coding sequence ATGGCGATTGACAAGTTCACGAAGTGGCCCGAGGCAACTGCAGTCGTGAAAGCCAACAAGAACTCGGTGCTCAAGTTCATCAATCCAAATCGGATCATCACCGATAATGGAACCCAGTTCACCAGCAACCTCTTTGGTGATTACTGCGACGACATGGGCATCAAGTTGTGCTTCGCCTCCGTCGCTCATCCTCGCAGCAACCGACAGGTGGAGCGAGCCAACGCAGAAATTCTCGAAGGGTTAAAGACCTGGACCTACAACGAGCTCAAGAAGCATTGGTCTGGATGGATAGATGAACTCCCTGCGGTGGTCTGGGCAAATCGCACCACCCCGAACCGAGCAACTGGGGAAATACTATTCTTTCTTGTGTATGGCTCCGAAGCAGTCCTCCCTGCCGAAGTGACCCCGGGAAGCCCACGCATTAGGGCCTACCAGGAAGAAGATAAAGATCAACGGTGCCAACAAGATGTTCTCTATCTGGAGGAAGTTCGATGCCGAGCGGCACTGAAAGCTGTTCGTTATCAGCAAGCCCTCCGCTGA